A DNA window from Allokutzneria albata contains the following coding sequences:
- a CDS encoding TetR/AcrR family transcriptional regulator, translating to MASGVRAHSRRELLADAAIEVLAREGGRGLTHRAVDREAEVPIGTAKNYFPTRNALLVAAARRMADEHGAAVQVLRETTPAEVRPDQVRELYPAMLARAVSGDRTQTLALFELYLEGVRRPEVREALGEMVRANAEGVIAVHRSAGLDTTPRDAALLDAYFLGVSISLLALPEDALGKLGLDDPHDLGHGLFAAAVPGVSDACDDHGDRRVDEPVGQDQHPGVAVPGPEVAEEEPGHPLVGHD from the coding sequence ATGGCTTCAGGAGTACGGGCGCACTCACGCCGCGAACTGCTCGCGGACGCGGCGATCGAAGTGCTGGCCAGGGAAGGCGGCCGAGGACTCACCCACCGCGCGGTGGACCGAGAGGCCGAAGTCCCCATCGGTACCGCCAAGAACTACTTTCCCACACGCAACGCGCTGCTGGTCGCCGCGGCCCGCCGGATGGCCGACGAGCACGGCGCCGCGGTGCAGGTGCTCCGCGAGACCACGCCCGCCGAGGTGCGCCCTGACCAGGTCCGCGAGCTGTACCCGGCGATGCTGGCCAGGGCCGTTTCCGGTGATCGAACCCAAACGCTGGCCCTGTTCGAGCTGTACCTGGAGGGCGTCCGCCGCCCCGAGGTGCGCGAGGCGCTGGGGGAGATGGTCCGGGCCAACGCCGAGGGCGTGATCGCCGTGCACCGCTCGGCCGGGCTGGACACCACACCGCGCGACGCGGCGCTGCTGGACGCGTACTTCCTGGGCGTCTCGATCTCCTTGCTGGCCCTGCCGGAGGACGCGCTGGGCAAGCTCGGCCTCGACGATCCGCACGACCTCGGCCACGGCCTGTTCGCGGCCGCGGTCCCCGGTGTGTCAGACGCTTGCGATGATCATGGCGATCGGCGCGTTGACGAGCCCGTGGGCCAGGATCAGCACCCAGGGGTTGCGGTGCCTGGACCAGAGGTAGCCGAGGAAGAGCCCGGTCACCCCCTGGTTGGCCACGACTGA
- a CDS encoding sucrase ferredoxin, whose product MTTCAALAAAEPLAGTAPVAATWLCLEQPGPWGADALVDSHLDRRVGAELARRMKETGVRIVLIRRPGRHPDLHLPRPRRVYLASTRPGAAWLARHTVEDPEELLDLDLTGDEPTFGTVTAAPLLLVCTNGKRDRCCALLGRPIAAELAAEHGEAIWESTHTGGHRFAPAVVALPTGYVHGRLDGPQTRELLKATTAGEMMLQGCRGRATWSRAGQVAELAVRSLTGDTTAASLRVVSESSDEVSVRHADGRTWSVQLAPTPLPAWPNSCGKPPVAGTTFSVLDITQMI is encoded by the coding sequence GTGACCACCTGCGCCGCCCTCGCCGCCGCCGAGCCCCTGGCCGGGACCGCCCCGGTCGCGGCCACCTGGCTCTGCCTCGAACAGCCGGGACCGTGGGGCGCGGACGCACTGGTGGACAGCCACCTCGACCGGCGGGTCGGCGCCGAGCTGGCCCGGCGGATGAAGGAGACCGGCGTCCGGATCGTGCTGATCCGCCGGCCGGGTCGCCACCCGGACCTGCACCTGCCCCGCCCGCGCCGGGTCTACCTCGCCTCGACGCGCCCGGGCGCGGCCTGGCTGGCGCGGCACACCGTCGAGGACCCCGAGGAGCTGCTGGACCTCGACCTCACCGGCGACGAGCCCACCTTCGGCACGGTGACCGCGGCCCCCCTGCTGCTGGTCTGCACCAACGGCAAGCGCGACCGCTGCTGCGCCCTGCTCGGCCGTCCCATCGCCGCGGAGCTGGCGGCCGAGCACGGCGAGGCGATCTGGGAGAGCACGCACACCGGCGGCCACCGCTTCGCCCCCGCCGTGGTCGCACTGCCGACCGGTTATGTGCACGGCAGGCTCGACGGCCCGCAGACGCGCGAACTGCTGAAGGCGACGACCGCCGGGGAAATGATGCTCCAAGGCTGCCGGGGCCGGGCCACGTGGAGCAGGGCCGGACAGGTCGCCGAACTCGCCGTCCGCTCGCTCACCGGTGACACCACCGCGGCCTCCCTGAGGGTCGTCTCCGAATCGTCGGACGAGGTCTCCGTCCGCCACGCGGACGGACGGACGTGGTCCGTCCAGCTCGCCCCCACCCCCTTGCCCGCGTGGCCCAACAGTTGCGGCAAACCTCCCGTGGCCGGAACGACCTTCTCCGTCCTCGACATCACCCAAATGATCTAG
- a CDS encoding vWA domain-containing protein — protein sequence MAEPGSYRYGPWEGGRDPLAPPPDLRAALEEIGREVMAGASPESALRELLRQGLPGTRGLDELTRQVWQRRAALQRRHRLDGTVQEARRLLDRALAAERRELDSDSGEDARFRQVRLDMVPNDVGGAVRELADYDWHSAEAAEAYREIQQLLGQQMVEQRFKGMREAMRQARPEDAERVREMLADLDDLLTAHAQGHPDTHRRFEEFMRRHGDFFPENPRTTDELIDLLAARSAAAQRMLNSMTPQQRAELAQLSRQAFGDPRLAEALSTVDDKLRALRPGEDWSGRGRFRGDQAMGMAEATEALQELGELDRLAEQLAQAHPGARLEDIDSELLERHLGEQSTVDAKALADLERQLRARGMLERGPDGDLRLSPKALRRLGEDTLRDVLGKLRGARGERDAGRAGAAGERTGSTRPWRFGDTEPWDAARTVANAVLRTAGTGAALSIDVGDVEVAETEQHSRAVVALCVDTSWSMIQDGRWVPMKRTALALHHLVRTRFRSDELQLITFGRHAMSVDIGELTALEGTYEQGTNLHHALMLAGRHLRRHPDAHPVVLVVTDGEPTAHLEPDGEAVFDYPPRPETIARTMAEVDALARRGAGVTVFMLGENPGLAAFVDTIARRTGGRVLAPTTDGLGAAVVADYLRNRRG from the coding sequence ATGGCTGAGCCCGGTAGCTACCGGTACGGACCGTGGGAGGGCGGGCGCGACCCGCTGGCGCCACCGCCGGACCTGCGGGCGGCGCTGGAGGAGATCGGCCGCGAGGTGATGGCGGGGGCCTCGCCGGAGTCGGCGCTGCGGGAGCTGCTGCGGCAGGGCCTGCCGGGCACCCGCGGGCTGGACGAGCTGACCCGGCAGGTGTGGCAGCGGCGTGCGGCGTTGCAGCGCAGGCACCGGCTCGACGGGACCGTGCAGGAGGCGCGCAGGCTGCTGGACCGCGCGCTCGCCGCGGAACGGCGCGAGCTGGACTCCGACAGCGGCGAGGACGCCCGGTTCCGGCAGGTGCGGCTGGACATGGTGCCGAACGACGTCGGCGGGGCCGTGCGCGAGCTGGCCGACTACGACTGGCACTCCGCCGAGGCGGCCGAGGCCTATCGGGAGATCCAGCAGCTGCTCGGGCAACAGATGGTGGAGCAGCGGTTCAAGGGCATGCGCGAGGCCATGAGGCAGGCGCGGCCGGAGGACGCCGAGCGGGTGCGCGAGATGCTGGCCGACCTCGACGACCTGCTGACCGCGCACGCGCAGGGGCACCCCGACACGCATCGGCGGTTCGAGGAGTTCATGCGCCGGCACGGGGACTTCTTCCCGGAGAACCCGCGCACCACCGACGAGCTCATCGACTTGCTGGCGGCCCGCTCGGCGGCTGCGCAGCGGATGCTGAACTCGATGACCCCGCAGCAGCGCGCCGAGCTGGCGCAGCTGTCGCGGCAGGCCTTCGGCGACCCCAGGCTCGCCGAAGCGCTGTCCACAGTGGATGACAAGCTGCGCGCGCTCCGGCCGGGCGAGGACTGGTCGGGGCGCGGCCGGTTCCGCGGTGACCAGGCGATGGGCATGGCCGAGGCGACGGAGGCGCTGCAGGAGCTGGGCGAGCTGGACCGGCTGGCCGAGCAGCTGGCGCAGGCCCACCCGGGTGCGCGACTGGAGGACATCGACTCCGAACTGCTGGAGCGGCACCTCGGCGAGCAGTCCACTGTGGACGCCAAGGCGCTTGCCGATCTGGAACGGCAGTTGCGCGCGCGGGGAATGCTGGAACGCGGACCGGACGGTGACCTCCGATTGAGCCCCAAGGCGTTGCGCCGCTTGGGGGAAGACACCTTGCGCGATGTGCTCGGCAAGCTCCGCGGGGCACGGGGAGAACGCGATGCCGGCCGCGCGGGCGCGGCGGGGGAGCGGACCGGCTCCACCAGGCCGTGGCGTTTCGGCGACACCGAGCCGTGGGATGCCGCGCGCACGGTGGCGAACGCGGTCCTGCGCACGGCGGGAACCGGTGCGGCGCTGTCGATTGACGTCGGCGATGTGGAGGTCGCTGAGACGGAGCAACATTCGCGAGCGGTCGTCGCGCTGTGCGTAGACACGTCGTGGTCCATGATCCAAGACGGTCGCTGGGTACCGATGAAGCGGACTGCGCTTGCGCTGCACCACTTGGTGCGCACGCGCTTCCGCAGCGACGAACTGCAACTGATCACCTTCGGCAGGCACGCGATGAGCGTCGACATCGGCGAACTCACCGCGCTGGAAGGAACCTACGAGCAGGGGACGAACCTGCACCACGCGCTGATGCTCGCCGGACGGCACCTGCGCCGCCATCCGGACGCGCACCCGGTTGTGCTCGTGGTGACCGACGGCGAGCCGACCGCGCACCTGGAACCCGACGGGGAAGCCGTTTTCGACTACCCGCCGCGGCCGGAGACGATCGCCAGGACCATGGCCGAGGTGGACGCGCTGGCCCGCCGGGGCGCGGGCGTCACCGTGTTCATGCTGGGCGAGAACCCCGGGCTGGCCGCGTTCGTCGACACCATCGCGCGGCGCACCGGTGGTCGTGTGCTCGCGCCGACGACCGACGGGCTCGGTGCCGCGGTCGTCGCGGACTACCTGCGCAACCGGCGGGGATGA
- a CDS encoding MMPL family transporter codes for MVLAWLVFGGFSSQFQSRLAEVQKNDNASFLPASAESTEATNLQAAFSDKRVLPAVLVFERPAGLTMTDQNALQERLVQLAALPGVNGQITPPDLAKDGKAVQAVAALDAQDGAKLARTIAELREVVGKSLPAGLNAYVTGPAGLLGDLADIFKGIDELLLGVTAAVVALILVVVYRSPLLPILVLASAGLALASSTFVVYELAANEVLTLSGSSQGILFILVFGAATDYALLLVARYREELRRHASPYVAMGKAYRASFEPILASAGTVVLGLMCLLLSELNSNRGLGPVAATGIVMSLLASLTFLPAVLVIFGRVAFWPFWPMAVTGKHAKVPSDVEQHGSWARVAAAVGQRPRLTWVLTALVLLGGAALLPQFTSAGTSQTDLFLTKVESVTGQEALSAHFPGGIGSPAAIIANAQAAPAVMAAARVPGIADVTMGFDVPPGAPPPADVSQLKPKVVNGKVQIFATFSAPADSPQSVAAVKTLREAVHGVPGAEAKVGGFTALQYDVQEASSRDRWVIIPAVLVVIVIVLALLLRSLLAPLLLTATVVLSFAATLGVSGLIFEHLLGWGGADPSVPLFAFVFLVALGIDYNIFLMTRVREEAVKHGTVTGTLRGLTVTGGVITSAGVVLAATFAALAVLPLLFLAQLAFLVAFGVLLDTLVVRSLLVPALTIDIGRAVWWPGRLWKAEPPRRADDEPGNCLGS; via the coding sequence ATGGTGCTGGCGTGGCTGGTTTTCGGGGGCTTCAGCAGTCAGTTCCAGAGCCGCCTCGCGGAGGTGCAGAAGAACGACAACGCCTCCTTCCTGCCCGCGAGCGCGGAGTCCACCGAGGCGACCAACCTGCAGGCGGCGTTCTCCGACAAGCGGGTGCTGCCCGCGGTGCTGGTCTTCGAGCGCCCGGCCGGGCTGACCATGACCGACCAGAACGCCTTGCAGGAGCGGCTGGTCCAGCTCGCCGCGTTGCCCGGGGTCAACGGCCAGATCACCCCGCCCGACCTGGCCAAGGACGGCAAGGCGGTGCAGGCCGTCGCCGCGCTGGACGCCCAGGACGGGGCGAAGCTGGCCAGGACCATCGCCGAGCTGCGCGAGGTGGTCGGCAAGAGCCTGCCCGCAGGTCTCAACGCCTACGTCACCGGCCCGGCGGGTCTGCTCGGCGACCTCGCCGACATCTTCAAGGGCATCGACGAGCTGCTGCTCGGGGTGACCGCCGCGGTGGTCGCGCTGATCCTGGTCGTGGTCTACCGCAGCCCCCTGCTGCCCATCCTGGTGCTGGCCTCCGCCGGGCTGGCGCTGGCCAGCTCCACGTTCGTGGTCTACGAGCTGGCCGCCAACGAGGTCCTCACGCTCTCCGGCTCCAGCCAGGGCATCCTGTTCATCCTGGTCTTCGGCGCCGCGACCGACTACGCCCTGCTGCTGGTCGCCCGCTACCGCGAGGAGCTGCGCAGGCACGCGTCGCCCTACGTGGCGATGGGCAAGGCCTACCGCGCCTCCTTCGAGCCGATCCTGGCCTCGGCGGGCACGGTCGTGCTCGGCCTGATGTGCCTGCTGCTGTCCGAGCTGAACTCCAACCGCGGCCTCGGCCCGGTCGCGGCCACCGGCATCGTCATGTCGCTGCTGGCCTCGCTGACCTTCCTGCCCGCCGTCCTGGTGATCTTCGGCAGGGTGGCGTTCTGGCCGTTCTGGCCGATGGCGGTGACCGGCAAGCACGCCAAGGTGCCCAGCGACGTCGAACAGCACGGCTCCTGGGCCAGGGTCGCCGCGGCCGTGGGCCAGCGGCCGCGGCTGACCTGGGTGCTCACCGCGCTGGTGCTGCTCGGCGGGGCGGCGCTGCTGCCGCAGTTCACGTCGGCAGGCACCTCGCAGACCGACCTGTTCCTCACCAAGGTCGAGTCGGTCACCGGCCAGGAGGCGCTGTCGGCGCACTTCCCCGGGGGTATCGGCAGCCCTGCGGCGATCATCGCCAACGCGCAGGCCGCGCCCGCGGTGATGGCGGCGGCCAGGGTGCCCGGCATCGCCGACGTCACCATGGGCTTCGACGTGCCGCCCGGCGCCCCGCCGCCCGCGGACGTCAGCCAGCTCAAGCCCAAGGTCGTCAACGGCAAGGTGCAGATCTTCGCCACCTTCTCCGCCCCCGCCGACTCGCCGCAGTCCGTCGCCGCGGTGAAGACGCTGCGCGAGGCGGTGCACGGGGTGCCCGGCGCGGAGGCCAAGGTCGGCGGGTTCACCGCGCTGCAGTACGACGTGCAGGAGGCGTCGTCGCGGGACCGGTGGGTGATCATCCCGGCGGTGCTCGTGGTGATCGTCATCGTGCTGGCGCTGCTGCTGCGCTCGCTGCTGGCGCCGCTGCTGCTGACCGCGACCGTGGTGCTGTCCTTCGCCGCCACCCTCGGCGTCAGCGGGCTGATCTTCGAGCACCTGCTGGGCTGGGGCGGGGCCGATCCGAGCGTGCCGCTGTTCGCCTTCGTGTTCCTGGTCGCGCTCGGCATCGACTACAACATCTTCCTGATGACGCGCGTGCGCGAGGAGGCGGTCAAGCACGGCACGGTCACCGGAACGCTGCGCGGGCTCACCGTGACCGGTGGCGTGATCACCTCGGCGGGTGTCGTGCTCGCGGCCACCTTCGCGGCCCTGGCCGTGCTGCCGCTGCTGTTCCTGGCCCAGCTGGCGTTCCTGGTGGCCTTCGGTGTGCTGCTCGACACGCTGGTGGTGCGCTCGCTGCTGGTACCGGCGCTGACCATCGACATCGGCCGCGCGGTGTGGTGGCCGGGGCGGCTGTGGAAGGCGGAACCGCCTCGGCGGGCAGACGATGAGCCGGGTAATTGTCTAGGGTCGTGA
- the mshC gene encoding cysteine--1-D-myo-inosityl 2-amino-2-deoxy-alpha-D-glucopyranoside ligase has translation MQPWSSVPVPRVPGTPRPLRLYDTASGEVRPTSPGQVAKLYVCGITPYDATHLGHAATYLAFDLVHRIWLDNGHEVHYVQNVTDIDDPLLERAQRDNQDWVVLGLRETALFREDMEALRVVPPREYVGAVAAIPEIIEAVGKLLASGAAYRVDDEHPDIYFDHAATGRFGYESGYDEQTMLTLFAERGGDPDRPGKRHPLDALLWRAARDGEPSWDGELGPGRPGWHIECTAIAVNRLGATVDVQGGGSDLIFPHHEFSAAHAEQLTGQAPFARHYSHSGMIGLDGEKMSKSKGNLVFVSKLRADRVDSMAVRLALLADHYRSDRSWTAALLASAENRLARWREAVSLPAGPSAESLVERLRDHLGDDLDTPRALAAVDGWAAEALTRRGTDTGAPALVRTAVDALLGIAL, from the coding sequence ATGCAACCCTGGTCATCCGTCCCGGTCCCGCGCGTGCCGGGCACGCCCCGCCCGCTTCGGCTCTACGACACCGCATCCGGCGAGGTCAGGCCGACCTCGCCGGGGCAGGTGGCCAAGCTCTACGTCTGCGGGATCACCCCCTACGACGCCACCCACCTCGGGCACGCGGCGACCTACCTCGCCTTCGACCTGGTGCACCGGATCTGGCTGGACAACGGCCACGAGGTGCACTACGTGCAGAACGTCACCGACATCGACGACCCGCTGCTGGAGCGGGCGCAGCGGGACAACCAGGACTGGGTCGTGCTGGGACTGCGCGAGACCGCGTTGTTCCGCGAGGACATGGAGGCGCTGCGGGTGGTGCCGCCGCGCGAGTACGTCGGCGCGGTCGCGGCCATCCCGGAGATCATCGAGGCGGTCGGCAAGCTGCTCGCCTCCGGCGCCGCCTACCGGGTGGACGACGAGCACCCGGACATCTACTTCGACCACGCGGCCACCGGGCGCTTCGGCTACGAGTCCGGCTACGACGAGCAGACCATGCTGACGTTGTTCGCCGAGCGCGGGGGCGATCCGGACCGGCCGGGCAAGCGGCACCCGCTGGACGCGCTGCTGTGGCGGGCCGCGCGCGACGGTGAGCCCTCGTGGGACGGCGAGCTGGGCCCGGGCCGCCCCGGCTGGCACATCGAGTGCACGGCGATCGCGGTCAACCGCCTCGGCGCCACGGTGGACGTGCAGGGCGGCGGCTCCGACCTGATCTTCCCGCACCACGAGTTCAGCGCGGCGCACGCGGAGCAGCTGACCGGCCAGGCGCCGTTCGCCCGGCACTACAGCCACAGCGGCATGATCGGCCTCGACGGCGAGAAGATGTCGAAGTCCAAGGGGAACCTGGTCTTCGTGTCCAAGCTGCGCGCCGACCGGGTCGACTCGATGGCGGTGCGCCTGGCGCTGCTGGCCGACCACTACCGCTCGGACCGGTCGTGGACCGCCGCGCTGCTCGCCTCGGCGGAGAACCGGCTGGCGCGGTGGCGGGAAGCCGTCTCGCTCCCAGCCGGACCCTCGGCGGAGTCCCTTGTGGAGCGGTTGCGCGACCACCTCGGCGACGACCTCGACACCCCGCGCGCGCTCGCGGCGGTGGACGGCTGGGCAGCGGAGGCGCTGACCCGGCGCGGCACGGACACGGGAGCCCCGGCGCTCGTCCGCACCGCCGTCGACGCCCTGCTCGGCATCGCCCTCTGA
- a CDS encoding AfsR/SARP family transcriptional regulator, producing MLGELETSTGSASVVVGTPQRRLVLAALLTRVNRWVPLDDITRLLWPADLPRAARSAVHKHVSLLRTAFQGVDEVRIDRHGSGYALRTDPARIDAFRFRDLVEEARWRAWEDCVDIELRLGAHRRLVPELTELVARHRDRARMAGQLSLALHRSRRHCVRWDMSMSVVRAVSGLAGVLARRPPAQIRKVLDRLGIGASTGRSPCTTRLRRRVLLARQGKTSYADR from the coding sequence GTGCTGGGGGAACTGGAGACCTCGACCGGCAGCGCGTCGGTCGTCGTCGGCACACCGCAACGCCGGCTGGTGCTGGCCGCACTGCTCACGCGGGTCAACCGCTGGGTCCCGCTCGACGACATCACCCGGTTGCTGTGGCCGGCCGACCTCCCCCGAGCCGCGAGATCCGCTGTGCACAAGCACGTCTCACTGCTGCGGACGGCGTTCCAGGGCGTTGACGAAGTCCGCATCGACCGGCACGGCAGCGGTTACGCGCTCCGCACCGATCCCGCCCGGATCGACGCTTTCCGCTTCCGGGATCTCGTCGAGGAGGCCCGCTGGCGCGCGTGGGAGGACTGCGTGGACATCGAGCTGCGGCTCGGCGCGCACCGGCGGCTCGTCCCCGAGCTGACCGAACTCGTCGCCCGGCACCGTGATCGCGCGAGGATGGCCGGTCAGCTGTCGCTCGCGCTCCACCGCTCCCGCCGTCACTGCGTGAGGTGGGACATGAGCATGTCGGTCGTCCGCGCGGTGTCGGGCCTCGCGGGCGTCCTCGCGCGACGGCCTCCTGCGCAGATCCGCAAGGTGCTCGACCGGCTCGGCATCGGCGCTTCGACCGGGCGCTCGCCTTGCACCACGAGGCTGCGACGGCGAGTTCTGCTTGCGCGGCAAGGGAAAACTTCCTACGCAGATCGCTGA
- a CDS encoding XRE family transcriptional regulator translates to MDSRAWAARLAERFSELKQRSGRSYDVLAKRSGISRSVLHRYCSGAAVPTEFGFAERFAKVCGADRDELIELHRMWVHASGDTSAEPAPEPVVHAQFDVPRVVEDFTGRETELKRLLSALPGESAPLGGLVISALDGMGGIGKTTLAVLAAHRMRERFPDGHLFIDLHAHTEGQEPLSAGAALDRLLRAVGTPGEAIPEDIDERAGAWRAAMAGRRALVVLDNAIDSAQVRPLLPGSPTCFVLITSRRRLLDLEGVRTLTLDVLTPDEAAALFATVAAVPDGASVREAVRLCGYLPLAIRIAAARLRSRPSWTVEHLVRRLGNEHRRLAELQVGDRSVAATFSLSYKLLTAEQQWMFQLLGLAPGDDIDVLRAAALARVPDTVAEDLLESLVDAHLLQQPAPGRYQFHDLVRAYAADRAREEIPAAEREQALRRMFEFCVQGTVRAERLFNPNRLPLALPEPKEDAGPYPFSTPEEALEWCEAERVNLVASARTAAEENLHPYSWQLAWSLGGYLYLRSHWSDSIAVYEAALAATWRSGDRLAQSRMNYALGIVWRQLGRFDESIAAYDLALAVQRGEGMAAEEAMTLVGLADACAGLGRLDEAIECNRRALEAFRAEGHPWGEALALLGLGDATLARGELTEASAYLNQAILLAHALQDVYAQGRAGGRLTEVLLRQGNPAEAVERGRGFLALLEEVGDPWETANVLFHLGQAYAALGDTEAARRHLRGAEEIFGELGDETTRTVRESLLALGKAPPPPRGCAGAREFMNDSPFH, encoded by the coding sequence GTGGATTCGCGGGCGTGGGCCGCGCGGCTCGCGGAGCGGTTCAGCGAGCTGAAGCAGCGGTCCGGGCGCAGCTACGACGTGCTGGCGAAGCGGTCCGGGATCAGCCGCTCGGTGCTGCACCGCTACTGCTCCGGCGCGGCCGTGCCCACCGAGTTCGGCTTCGCCGAGCGCTTCGCGAAGGTCTGCGGCGCCGACCGGGACGAGTTGATCGAGCTGCACCGGATGTGGGTGCATGCCAGCGGGGACACCTCCGCGGAGCCGGCGCCGGAGCCCGTCGTGCACGCGCAGTTCGACGTACCGCGCGTGGTCGAGGACTTCACCGGTCGCGAGACGGAGCTGAAGCGGCTGCTGTCCGCGTTGCCCGGGGAGTCCGCGCCGCTGGGCGGTCTGGTGATCAGCGCGCTGGACGGGATGGGCGGCATCGGCAAGACCACCCTGGCCGTGCTCGCGGCGCACCGGATGCGCGAGCGGTTCCCCGACGGGCACCTGTTCATCGACCTGCACGCGCACACCGAGGGCCAGGAACCGCTGAGCGCGGGCGCCGCGCTGGACCGGTTGCTGCGCGCGGTCGGCACGCCCGGCGAGGCCATCCCCGAGGACATCGACGAGCGGGCCGGGGCGTGGCGGGCGGCGATGGCGGGCCGTCGTGCGCTCGTGGTGCTGGACAACGCGATCGACTCCGCACAGGTCCGGCCGTTGCTGCCGGGCAGCCCCACGTGCTTCGTGCTGATCACGAGCAGGCGCAGGCTGCTCGACCTCGAAGGCGTGCGCACGCTGACCCTGGACGTCCTCACACCGGACGAGGCCGCCGCCCTGTTCGCCACGGTCGCCGCCGTGCCCGACGGAGCCTCCGTGCGCGAGGCCGTGCGGCTGTGCGGATATCTGCCGCTGGCCATCAGGATCGCCGCGGCGCGCCTGCGCAGCCGTCCATCGTGGACGGTTGAGCACCTGGTGCGGCGGCTGGGCAACGAGCACCGCAGGCTCGCCGAACTGCAGGTCGGCGATCGCAGTGTCGCCGCCACGTTCTCCTTGTCCTACAAGCTGCTCACGGCCGAGCAGCAGTGGATGTTCCAGCTGCTGGGCCTCGCGCCCGGTGACGACATCGACGTGCTCCGCGCGGCCGCGCTGGCGCGTGTGCCCGACACGGTGGCAGAGGACCTGCTGGAGTCGTTGGTCGACGCGCACCTGTTGCAGCAGCCCGCGCCCGGCCGCTACCAGTTCCACGACCTCGTCCGCGCGTACGCGGCAGATCGTGCGCGCGAGGAAATCCCTGCCGCTGAAAGGGAACAGGCTCTTCGGCGGATGTTCGAGTTCTGCGTGCAGGGCACTGTGCGCGCCGAGCGGTTGTTCAACCCGAATCGCCTGCCGTTGGCGCTGCCCGAGCCAAAGGAGGACGCCGGGCCGTACCCGTTCTCCACTCCGGAAGAGGCTCTGGAGTGGTGCGAGGCGGAGCGGGTCAACCTGGTCGCCTCGGCCCGCACGGCCGCCGAGGAGAACCTGCACCCGTACTCGTGGCAGCTCGCGTGGTCCCTCGGCGGGTATCTGTACCTGCGCAGCCACTGGTCCGACTCGATCGCCGTCTACGAAGCCGCGCTGGCCGCGACGTGGCGCAGCGGGGACCGCCTCGCGCAGAGCAGGATGAACTACGCGCTCGGCATCGTGTGGCGGCAGCTCGGGCGGTTCGACGAGTCCATCGCCGCCTACGACCTCGCGTTGGCGGTGCAGCGCGGCGAGGGGATGGCCGCGGAGGAGGCGATGACCCTCGTCGGTCTCGCCGACGCCTGCGCGGGCCTCGGGAGGCTGGACGAGGCGATCGAGTGCAACCGGCGGGCTCTGGAGGCCTTCCGCGCGGAGGGCCACCCGTGGGGCGAGGCGCTGGCGCTGCTCGGGCTCGGCGACGCGACCCTGGCCCGGGGTGAGCTGACCGAGGCCTCCGCCTACCTGAACCAGGCCATCCTGCTCGCGCACGCCCTGCAGGACGTCTACGCGCAGGGGCGCGCCGGTGGCAGGCTGACCGAAGTGTTGCTGCGTCAGGGAAATCCGGCCGAGGCGGTCGAGCGCGGGCGCGGTTTCCTCGCGCTGCTCGAAGAGGTCGGTGACCCGTGGGAGACCGCGAACGTGCTGTTCCACCTGGGGCAGGCGTACGCGGCGCTCGGCGACACCGAGGCGGCGCGACGCCACCTGCGCGGCGCCGAGGAGATCTTCGGGGAACTGGGCGACGAGACCACCCGCACGGTCAGGGAGTCGTTGCTGGCGCTGGGGAAGGCCCCGCCGCCGCCCCGCGGCTGCGCCGGAGCGCGCGAGTTCATGAACGATTCTCCCTTTCATTAG